One window of the Primulina eburnea isolate SZY01 chromosome 18, ASM2296580v1, whole genome shotgun sequence genome contains the following:
- the LOC140819693 gene encoding adenine/guanine permease AZG2-like encodes MGRKLCANVQQSLDVAFSKSKVGKFFKLESRKTCFTKEWRAATTTFITMAYIITVNATILADSGGMCSVSDCTVESGQTASPDCVMKPNVGYQKCLAKLKSDLIVATALSSMIGSFAMGLFANLPLGLAPGMGPNAYLTYNLVGFHGTGSMSYKTAMAVVLVEGCAFLAIAAFGLRAKLARLIPKSVRLACAAGIGLFIAFVGLQAHQGLGLIGPDAATLVTVAACKDSNPTTGECIGGKMQSPTFWLGSVGFLIICYSLMKNVKGSMIYGMLFVTLVSWIRGTSVTVFPYTPQGDSSFEYFKKVVDFHKIESTLWAISFTNFNTSEVWIALVTLLYVDVLATTGTLYTMAEVGEFVNEEGEFEGEYSAYMVDAGATILGSMLGVSPIATYIESVSGIREGGRTGLTAVIVGIYFGLSIFFTPMLANVPPWAIGPSLVIVGVLMMKVVKDIDWENIKEAVPAFVTMLIMPLTYSISNGILGGIGMYVALGIYDFLVGWIKWMIEMRKMVVKEQNQVSAAAATVGTEHNYEII; translated from the coding sequence ATGGGGAGGAAATTGTGTGCAAATGTGCAACAAAGTTTGGATGTGGCCTTTTCAAAGAGCAAAGTCGGTAAGTTTTTCAAGTTGGAATCAAGAAAAACTTGTTTTACGAAGGAGTGGCGAGCTGCGACGACGACGTTTATTACGATGGCGTACATCATCACCGTGAACGCTACCATCCTGGCTGATTCGGGTGGTATGTGCTCCGTTTCTGACTGCACGGTGGAGTCGGGTCAAACGGCGAGTCCGGATTGTGTGATGAAGCCTAATGTAGGCTACCAAAAGTGCCTTGCAAAACTCAAGAGCGATCTTATCGTTGCCACCGCCTTGTCCTCCATGATCGGGTCATTTGCAATGGGCTTATTTGCGAATCTCCCACTGGGCCTGGCTCCCGGGATGGGCCCAAATGCTTACCTTACCTATAATTTAGTTGGATTCCACGGTACCGGGTCCATGTCATACAAGACAGCCATGGCTGTGGTCTTGGTAGAAGGGTGTGCATTTCTTGCCATAGCTGCTTTCGGGCTTCGAGCGAAACTGGCTCGGTTGATCCCTAAGTCGGTGAGGCTAGCCTGCGCGGCCGGCATTGGGCTGTTCATTGCATTTGTGGGCCTACAGGCCCACCAAGGATTGGGCCTCATCGGCCCAGATGCTGCGACTCTCGTGACCGTTGCTGCTTGCAAAGACTCGAACCCAACGACGGGAGAGTGCATCGGAGGAAAGATGCAAAGCCCGACGTTTTGGCTCGGCTCGGTCGGCTTCCTCATCATATGTTATAGCCTAATGAAAAATGTCAAAGGTAGCATGATATATGGCATGCTTTTTGTCACACTAGTGTCATGGATTAGAGGAACTAGTGTGACAGTTTTCCCATACACACCACAAGGAGACTCAAGCTTTGAGTACTTCAAAAAAGTGGTTGATTTCCACAAGATTGAGTCCACTTTATGGGCCATTAGCTTCACAAACTTCAACACTAGTGAAGTTTGGATAGCCCTAGTGACATTGCTGTATGTCGATGTTTTGGCCACCACAGGCACATTGTATACAATGGCAGAGGTTGGAGAGTTTGTGAATGAGGAAGGCGAATTCGAGGGCGAATACTCTGCGTACATGGTGGACGCGGGAGCCACGATCTTGGGGTCCATGCTAGGAGTTTCACCAATCGCCACATATATCGAGTCAGTTTCTGGGATTCGAGAAGGTGGTAGGACCGGCCTAACGGCAGTGATCGTCGGAATATACTTCGGGTTATCTATATTTTTCACACCTATGCTTGCTAATGTGCCACCATGGGCAATAGGTCCATCTCTAGTGATTGTAGGGGTGCTAATGATGAAAGTggtgaaagatattgattgggAAAACATTAAAGAAGCTGTGCCAGCATTTGTTACTATGCTAATAATGCCTTTAACATATTCCATTTCAAATGGGATTTTAGGAGGGATTGGGATGTATGTTGCACTtgggatttatgattttttGGTGGGGTGGATTAAGTGGATGATTGAGATGAGAAAAATGGTGGTGAAGGAGCAAAATCAAGTGTCGGCGGCAGCGGCGACGGTCGGAACAGAACATAATTATGAAATCATATGA
- the LOC140819641 gene encoding uncharacterized protein yields MGKKTKKPGKGKEKTEKKTAKAEEKKSRRESKKLSPEDDIDAILLNIQKEEAKKKEVHIEDNVPAPSPRSNCSLTINPLKETELILYGGEFYNGNKTFVYGDLYRYDVEKQEWKLISSPNSPPPRSAHQAVAWKNYLYIYGGEFTSPNQERFHHYKDFWVLDLKTNQWEQLNYKGCPSPRSGHRMVLYKHKIVIFGGFYDTLREVRYFNDLHVFDLDQFKWQEIKPRPGSLWPSPRSGFQFLVYQDTIYLYGGYSKEISSSDKKVSEKGTVHSDMWYLDPRTWEWNKVKKSGMPPGPRAGFSMCVHKKRALLFGGVVDMEMEGDTMISLFLNEIYGFQLDNHRWYPLELRKEKATKDKSKKDLIIRPNNTDFGSKISIVVKENFSSDEDENSDNDDTAMEIDVNNISDDMKRNASIDEGEVASGSGKKDLQSSKRVAVQNSVSPEIVKPCGRINSCTVVGKDTLYIYGGMMEIRDQEITLDDLYMLNLSKLDEWKCIIQASESEWVEASDDEDVEDDSEMEESDSENDDVEESSDEEDTIEGTNGASVSLQMGDAVAMVKGEGKNIRRKDKRVRIEQIRASLGLSDSQRTPMPGESLKDFYKRTNMYWQMAAYEHTQHTGKELRKDGFDLAESRYKELKPILDELAILEAEQKAEEEEGPETSVSRKKGNKNKLSASK; encoded by the exons AAAGGGAAAGAGAAAACGGAGAAGAAAACTGCTAAAGCTGAGGAGAAAAAATCCCGCCGAGAGTCCAAGAAGCTCTCCCCCGAAGATGACATTGATGCTATCCTG TTGAATATACAAAAAGAAGAAGCTAAAAAGAAGGAAGTCCATATCGAAGATAATGTGCCTGCACCTTCTCCAAGATCGAATTGTTCG TTAACCATCAATCCTTTGAAGGAAACGGAGTTGATTCTTTATGGTGGTGAATTTTACAATGGAAACAAG ACATTTGTATATGGTGACTTATATCGATATGATGTGGAAAAACAAGAGTGGAAATTGATTTCAAGCCCCAATAGCCCTCCTCCTCGAAGTGCTCATCAGGCGGTGGCTTGGAAGAACTATCTATATATTTATG GTGGTGAATTTACGTCTCCTAATCAAGAGAGATTTCACCACTACAAG GACTTTTGGGTTTTGGACTTGAAAACAAATCAATGGGAGCAATTGAATTATAAAGGTTGTCCGAGCCCACGATCAGGTCATCGAATG GTCTTGTACAAGCATAAAATCGTAATTTTTGGAGGCTTTTATGATACTCTCAGAGAAGTGAG GTATTTCAATGACTTACATGTATTTGACCTTGATCAGTTTAAG TGGCAAGAAATTAAACCTAGACCTGGATCCTTGTGGCCAAGTCCTCGAAGTGGCTTCCAATTTCTTGTTTACCAAGATACA ATTTATTTATATGGCGGTTATTCAAAAGAGATCTCTTCATCAGATAAAAAAGTCTCTGAGAAAGGTACCGTTCATTCAGATATGTGGTATCTTGATCCCAGAACCTGGGAGTGGAATAAG GTGAAGAAGAGTGGGATGCCTCCTGGACCTCGTGCTGGTTTCTCTATGTGTGTCCACAAAAAAAGGGCTTTGCTATTTGGAGGAGTGGTGGATATGGAAATGGAAG GTGACACAATGATCAGCTTGTTCTTGAACGAAATTTATGGTTTTCAATTAGATAATCATAGATG GTATCCATTAGAGCTGCGAAAGGAAAAGGCTACAAAAGATAAG TCGAAGAAGGATTTGATTATAAGACCAAATAATACAGATTTTGGGAGCAAGATAAGCATAGTGGTAAAAGAGAATTTTTCCTCTGATGAAGATGAAAATTCTGACAATGATGATACTGCCATGGAGATTGATGTCAATAATATATCTGATGATATGAAAAGAAATGCGTCAATAGATGAAGGTGAAGTAGCTTCTGGATCTGGCAAAAAAGATCTTCAATCTAGCAAAAGGGTTGCTGTGCAAAATTCCGTTTCTCCTGAG ATAGTGAAACCTTGTGGACGCATTAATTCCTGCACGGTAGTTGGAAAAGATACACTATATATCTATGGGGGTATGATGGAAATTAGAGATCAAGAAATTACGCTTGATGATTTATATATGCTTAACCTTAGCAAATTGGATGAATGGAAATGCATTATACAG GCATCTGAATCCGAATGGGTTGAAGCCTCAGATGACGAAGATGTAGAAGATGATAGTGAAATGGAAGAGAGCGATagtgaaaatgatgatgttgaagAGTCCAGTGATGAAGAGGACACTATAGAG GGTACAAATGGTGCGAGTGTATCTCTCCAAATGGGCGATGCTGTTGCTATGGTAAAAGGAGAAGGAAAAAACATTCGAAGAAAGGACAAACGAGTGAGGATCGAGCAAATCAGAGCCAGTCTTGGTCTTTCTGACTCACAGAGAACTCCAATG CCCGGAGAATCACTGAAGGACTTTTACAAGCGGACAAATATGTACTGGCAAATGGCAGCTTATGAACACACGCAACACACTGGAAAG GAACTTCGTAAagatggatttgatcttgctgaATCTCGGTACAAAGAACTGAAACCGATACTGGATGAG TTGGCTATACTGGAGGCGGAGCAAAAGGCGGAAGAAGAGGAAGGGCCGGAGACTAGCGTGTCAAGAAAGAAAGGGAACAAGAACAAACTTTCGGCTTCCAAATAA